In Nocardioides sp. JQ2195, a genomic segment contains:
- a CDS encoding FAD-dependent oxidoreductase: protein MAKPAILAVDDDVAVSRAITRDLRSRYGGDYSIIRATSGAEALATMAELALRDRSVALVASDQRMPQMTGIELLEQVRLRTPDTKLLLLTAYADTDVAIKAINDIGLDYYLLKPWDPPADRLYPVIDDLLDDWSEDHPDDTATVRVVGHRWSDRSQELKTFLARNHVPYRWLDVERDEEAQRLLQLADGGPEDLPLVLVPDREALRTPTTLAVAEALGLRTRAEQPLYDLCIVGGGPAGLAAAVYAASEGLRTVVVERDAPGGQAGQSASIENYLGFPKGLTGADLTHRAVAQAARFGAEMVLARDVLGFESRGPVHAVRFDSGEIEARALLVATGVSYRRLDAEGLDALGLQGARYGATASEADECRGEEVYVVGAANSAGQAALNLARFAKRVVLVVRGESLTQTMSQYLVGRVLATENIEVLVRTEVVAARGDGHLEAITLADRANGTTAEVATSWLFVFIGAMPRTSWLGDAVARDDKGFVLTGPELVGADHAAGWPLARPPYALETSVPGVFAAGDVRLDSMKRVASAVGEGAMSVHLVHRYLATI, encoded by the coding sequence ATGGCGAAACCGGCAATCCTGGCGGTCGACGACGACGTCGCGGTCTCGCGCGCCATCACCCGCGACCTGCGTTCGCGCTACGGCGGCGACTACAGCATCATCCGGGCGACCTCGGGCGCCGAGGCCCTGGCCACGATGGCCGAGCTCGCGCTGCGCGACCGGTCCGTGGCGCTGGTCGCCTCCGACCAGCGGATGCCGCAGATGACCGGCATCGAGCTGCTCGAGCAGGTGCGGCTCCGGACCCCCGACACCAAGCTGCTGCTGCTCACGGCGTACGCCGACACGGACGTCGCGATCAAGGCCATCAACGACATCGGGCTCGACTACTACCTGCTCAAGCCGTGGGACCCGCCCGCGGACCGTCTCTACCCGGTGATCGACGACCTGCTGGACGACTGGAGCGAGGACCACCCCGACGACACGGCCACGGTGCGGGTGGTCGGCCACCGCTGGTCCGACCGCAGCCAGGAGCTCAAGACGTTCCTGGCCCGCAACCACGTGCCCTACCGGTGGTTGGACGTGGAACGCGACGAGGAGGCACAGCGGCTGCTGCAGCTGGCCGACGGCGGGCCGGAGGACCTGCCGTTGGTGCTCGTGCCGGACCGGGAGGCGCTGCGCACGCCGACCACCCTCGCGGTGGCGGAGGCGCTCGGCCTGCGCACCCGCGCCGAGCAGCCGCTCTACGACCTGTGCATCGTCGGGGGCGGGCCGGCCGGCCTGGCCGCCGCGGTCTACGCCGCCTCCGAGGGCCTCCGCACGGTCGTGGTCGAGCGTGACGCGCCGGGGGGACAGGCCGGCCAGAGTGCCTCGATCGAGAACTACCTGGGCTTCCCCAAGGGCCTGACCGGTGCCGACCTCACCCACCGGGCCGTCGCGCAGGCAGCCAGGTTCGGAGCCGAGATGGTGCTGGCCCGCGACGTCCTCGGGTTCGAGAGCCGCGGCCCGGTGCACGCCGTGCGCTTCGACTCGGGAGAGATCGAGGCGCGGGCGCTGCTGGTCGCGACCGGGGTCTCCTACCGGCGGCTCGACGCCGAGGGGCTCGACGCACTCGGCCTGCAGGGCGCGCGCTACGGCGCCACCGCGAGCGAGGCCGACGAGTGCCGTGGGGAGGAGGTGTACGTCGTGGGGGCGGCCAACTCGGCCGGTCAGGCGGCGCTGAACCTGGCCCGTTTCGCCAAGCGGGTGGTGCTCGTGGTGCGTGGCGAGTCCCTGACGCAGACGATGTCGCAGTACCTCGTCGGCCGGGTCCTCGCCACGGAGAACATCGAGGTGCTGGTGCGCACCGAGGTGGTGGCGGCCCGTGGCGACGGGCACCTGGAGGCGATCACCCTGGCCGACCGGGCCAACGGGACCACTGCGGAGGTGGCGACGTCGTGGTTGTTCGTCTTCATCGGGGCGATGCCACGCACCTCGTGGCTGGGTGACGCGGTGGCCCGCGACGACAAGGGGTTCGTGCTCACCGGTCCGGAGCTGGTCGGCGCGGACCACGCGGCCGGGTGGCCGTTGGCGCGGCCGCCGTACGCCCTCGAGACCAGCGTGCCGGGAGTGTTCGCCGCGGGCGACGTGAGGCTGGACTCGATGAAACGGGTGGCGTCCGCGGTCGGTGAGGGCGCGATGTCGGTCCATCTCGTGCACCGCTACCTGGCGACGATCTGA
- a CDS encoding ATP-binding protein → MTYADVRALALFDGLADEQVHQLLEVGDELDFVVGQELFSEAQPADDWWLLLDGSLVLTRHVGHEETVMGRMATPGQWAGGFQAWDPHGIYTATGRGDSAGRLLRVPSARLRELADAWFPFGVHMISGLMNTVRSIEARSREREALVALGTLAAGLAHEINNPASAATRAVDALAETCDALLSSLTALAKGSITAEQFVHLDDLRRQIEPPAAAIAPLELADREDELSDWLVAHGVAREWEVASHLAAAGVDTAWCERALAVLGEAPLAAGLEWIASSLSTAALLAEVKESTRRISELVAAVRTYSQLDRASVQRVDLTDGLDSTLVMLGHKLSEVTVVRDYGADVPEVEATAGELNQVWTNLIDNAVDAMAGVGTLQVSTRAVGDSVVVEIADSGAGMPEEVRAHAFEPFFTTKDVGQGTGLGLDLSRRIVVERHGGEITVESEPGHTVFRVVLPVHPPTT, encoded by the coding sequence GTGACCTATGCGGACGTGCGGGCGCTGGCCCTCTTCGACGGGTTGGCCGACGAGCAGGTGCACCAGCTCCTGGAGGTGGGCGACGAGCTCGACTTCGTCGTCGGTCAGGAGCTGTTCAGTGAGGCGCAGCCGGCGGACGACTGGTGGCTCCTGCTCGACGGATCCTTGGTGCTGACCCGGCACGTCGGGCACGAGGAGACCGTGATGGGGAGGATGGCCACCCCGGGGCAGTGGGCCGGCGGCTTCCAGGCCTGGGACCCCCACGGCATCTACACCGCCACCGGGCGCGGGGACTCTGCCGGGCGCCTGCTGAGGGTTCCGTCCGCCCGGCTCCGTGAGCTGGCCGACGCCTGGTTCCCGTTCGGCGTCCACATGATCAGCGGCCTGATGAACACGGTGCGCAGCATCGAGGCGCGCTCACGCGAGCGTGAGGCACTGGTCGCGCTCGGCACCCTGGCCGCGGGCCTGGCCCACGAGATCAACAACCCGGCCTCTGCCGCCACCCGGGCCGTGGACGCCCTCGCCGAGACCTGCGACGCGTTGCTGTCGTCGCTGACCGCACTGGCGAAGGGGTCGATCACCGCCGAGCAGTTCGTGCACCTCGACGACCTGCGCCGACAGATCGAGCCGCCGGCCGCGGCCATCGCTCCGCTGGAGCTGGCGGACCGGGAGGACGAGCTGTCCGACTGGCTGGTGGCGCACGGGGTCGCGCGGGAGTGGGAGGTGGCCTCGCACCTGGCCGCAGCGGGTGTGGACACCGCGTGGTGCGAGCGGGCGCTCGCCGTGCTCGGCGAGGCTCCGCTGGCCGCTGGTCTCGAGTGGATCGCCAGCTCGCTCTCGACCGCGGCGCTGCTCGCGGAGGTCAAGGAGTCGACCCGTCGCATCTCCGAGCTGGTCGCGGCGGTGCGGACCTATTCACAGCTCGACCGTGCCTCCGTGCAGCGGGTGGACCTCACCGACGGCCTCGACAGCACGTTGGTGATGCTCGGTCACAAGCTCAGCGAGGTCACGGTGGTGCGCGACTACGGCGCCGACGTGCCCGAGGTCGAGGCCACCGCCGGCGAGCTCAACCAGGTGTGGACGAACCTGATCGACAACGCCGTGGACGCGATGGCCGGCGTCGGGACGCTGCAGGTCTCCACCCGGGCGGTGGGCGACTCCGTGGTGGTCGAGATCGCCGACAGCGGCGCCGGGATGCCCGAGGAGGTGCGGGCCCACGCCTTCGAGCCGTTCTTCACCACCAAGGACGTCGGCCAGGGCACCGGCCTGGGGCTCGACCTCTCCCGTCGGATCGTGGTCGAGCGACACGGTGGCGAGATAACGGTCGAGTCCGAGCCCGGGCACACGGTGTTCCGCGTGGTGCTGCCGGTGCACCCGCCCACGACCTGA
- a CDS encoding TasA family protein — protein sequence MKNSKKILVPLATLAAAGAIVVGSGATFTSSTHNSISSVTTGKLSHTNSKDKAAIFTLPNMKPGDTVNGTLTLTNTGTLPAAFSLTETSSTNGFTGENLSLTITNTATGLDVYSGTFGGLVDGAKTDLGTMQPEAATTYRFTVKLAQSTNNDDQGKTASAAYQWDSVQLDGETFDQ from the coding sequence ATGAAGAACTCCAAGAAGATCCTCGTCCCGCTCGCCACCCTGGCCGCCGCCGGCGCCATCGTGGTCGGCTCCGGTGCGACCTTCACCTCGTCGACGCACAACTCGATCAGCTCGGTCACCACCGGCAAGCTGAGCCACACGAACTCCAAGGACAAGGCAGCGATCTTCACCCTGCCGAACATGAAGCCCGGTGACACCGTCAACGGCACCCTGACGCTGACCAACACCGGCACGCTGCCGGCCGCGTTCAGCCTCACCGAGACCTCCTCGACCAACGGCTTCACCGGCGAGAACCTGTCGCTGACCATCACCAACACCGCCACCGGCCTCGACGTCTACTCGGGCACCTTCGGCGGCCTCGTCGACGGCGCCAAGACCGACCTCGGCACCATGCAGCCCGAGGCTGCGACGACGTACCGCTTCACCGTGAAGCTCGCCCAGTCCACCAACAACGACGACCAGGGCAAGACCGCCTCCGCCGCCTACCAGTGGGACTCGGTGCAGCTGGACGGCGAGACCTTCGACCAGTGA
- a CDS encoding metalloregulator ArsR/SmtB family transcription factor, which translates to MSKQEMCCSPLVSAPLGEAEAVEFAPLFKALGDPVRLRLFSLIASHEGGEACVCDLTGAFDLSGPTISHHLKSLKQSGLVDAERRGTWVYYRVRPDTLARVGALAAVPAQS; encoded by the coding sequence ATGTCGAAACAAGAGATGTGTTGCAGCCCGCTGGTGAGCGCACCACTGGGCGAGGCCGAGGCCGTCGAGTTCGCCCCGCTCTTCAAGGCGCTGGGTGACCCGGTGCGTCTGAGGCTCTTCTCCTTGATCGCCTCCCACGAGGGCGGTGAGGCCTGCGTGTGCGACCTGACCGGCGCGTTCGACCTGTCCGGACCCACGATCTCCCACCACCTCAAGTCCCTCAAGCAGTCCGGCCTGGTCGATGCCGAACGCCGCGGCACCTGGGTCTACTACCGCGTGCGCCCCGACACGCTCGCACGTGTCGGCGCGCTCGCCGCCGTGCCGGCGCAGTCCTAG
- a CDS encoding ArsI/CadI family heavy metal resistance metalloenzyme, which produces MSRVQLALRVADLEGSIAFYSALFGVEPAKRRPGYANFAIAEPPLKLVLLEGEAGKDTVMDHLGVEVSSTTEVTDARDRFVEAGLATFEENDTECCYALQDKVWVHGPGAEPWEVYVVKGDAGAIGSSAAAPAPEAGACCGPKSA; this is translated from the coding sequence ATGTCACGAGTACAACTGGCCCTCCGCGTGGCTGACCTCGAGGGGTCCATCGCGTTCTACTCGGCACTCTTCGGCGTCGAGCCGGCCAAGCGCCGTCCCGGCTACGCCAACTTCGCGATCGCGGAGCCGCCGCTCAAGCTGGTGCTCCTCGAGGGTGAGGCCGGCAAGGACACGGTGATGGACCACCTCGGGGTCGAGGTCTCGTCGACGACCGAGGTCACCGACGCCCGCGACCGCTTCGTGGAAGCCGGCCTGGCGACGTTCGAGGAGAACGACACGGAGTGCTGCTACGCCCTGCAGGACAAGGTCTGGGTGCACGGTCCCGGTGCCGAGCCGTGGGAGGTGTACGTCGTCAAGGGTGACGCCGGCGCGATCGGCTCGTCGGCCGCTGCCCCTGCCCCCGAAGCCGGGGCGTGCTGCGGTCCCAAGTCCGCATGA